GCCCTATGACATGGCGGCCATCGCGGCGCGCGATGCTCTGGCTGAGGCAGGTCTGAGCTTTGCCGACGTGGATGGCGTTTTCGTCACCACCTCGACTGACACCTTCGGCGGCGGCACGACCTTCGCTCAATACTGCGGCATTCAGCCTAAAGTCGCCGACAACAGCCGCACTGGAGGAAATGTCTTTGAGAGCTACGTCGAACGTGCGGCTTGGCTGCTTGATGCTGGGCTGATCGATTGCGCCCTGATCGCCTATGGCAGCAATCAGGGCTCGACTACTGGCAAGCTCGCCAAGACTTCGCAGCCCTTCCCGTATGAGGCGCCCTACGGTCCGCTCATGCCAATCTCGGCGTATGCGATGGCCGCCGCTCGCCATATGCACGAGTTCGGCACCACAAAGGAACAACTGGGGGAGGTCGCCATCGCGGCGCGGGCGTGGGCGCAGCTCAATCCGGCTGCGGCCATGCGTGATCCTTTGACGATGGACGAGTACCTCGGATCGCGTATGATCAGTGACCCCTTCGCCAAGCTTGATTGCTGTCTCGTCACCGACGGCGCGGCGGCCGTGGTCATGACACGCGCCGACCGCGCCCGCGATCGCCCCAAGGTCCCTGTCTGGGTCCGGGGAGCCGCCAGCATGACCACACACTCGCACATATCGGCGATGCCGGACCTGTTGACGACTGCGCTGGCCGAATGCGGTCCACGCGCCCTCGCGCAGGCTGGCTTGAGCCCACGCGAGATTGACGTCGTGGAACTCTATGACGCCTTCACCATCAACACGATCCTGTTCCTGGAGGATCTCGGCTTTTGCCCCAAGGGCGAAGGGGGGCGCTTCGTGGCTGGTGGAGCGATCGCTCCAGGGGGCAGCCTGCCGGTGAACACCAATGGCGGCGGCCTTTCGTGTGTGCATCCAGGCATGTACGGGCTCTTCACCATCGTCGAGGCGGTGCGCCAATTGCGCGGCGAGTGCGGTGACCGCCAGGTAACCGACGCGCGCACCGCGATTGCCCAGGGCAATGGCGGTGTGCTCTCCAGCCAGGCAATCACTGTTTTAACACAAGATTGACCCACAACGCCAATGTGCAACTCACCGCGAGAACCGGGCGGCTTAGCTAATCGGCACTCAGGCCGATTTGTGAGGGCGACTTGCCACTTTGGAGTCGCTTGGGTACTGGCTAAGTCTTTGTCGGGAGGTAGCCGACCTCTTTGTCCAACCCTTCAGTATCATGCCGCCACCGATCGGCATGCAAGCCCAGGCCCGGCCGGACCAAGTGGCTCTCGTTCACGGGGGAGCGGCGGCTCACCTATCCTATTGCAGTGGGGGTCTTAAGCTCGATCGAATATGCGGCGATCTTCTTGCGAGCAGTTCGGGCCGGTGTTGTGATCGCGCCACGAGCACCTCCTCAACGCTCAAGTTGGTTATCGTGATCGATGACGGAAGATTTGCGTTCCAATTATCGAAGCTGAGATTCGCGCAGCACCGTTGAGATGAGGCAAGTACCTTGAACAGAATCCACGAACTTCTTTCGATTGGTAAGTCAGAACGTGCAGCGATATACGACCACGATGGCACGCCATACACCTATGGGAAGTTGACAGCGCTTGTCGCCGAAGTTTCAGCTAAGTTGGCTGACTACGGTATTCGGGCGGGTGATCGTGTAATGGTCATCAGCGAGAATTCTGTAACATTTCTAGTTGCGGTGTTAGCATTGAGCCGACTAGATGCGTGGGCATTACTTGTGAATGCCCGCCTGACTGAGCCGGAGGTTCAACGTCTCTCAGAAACCGCGGAAATCCGGTGTGTTGTCTTCACGCCGGAGGCGTCCCTAGACGCGCGCAATCACGCCGGTCGAATGGGGACGCGGTCATTGGGGCGGTTGGCTTGCGGAGATCTATTGCTTTCCCCTTTGCGGCAGGCAAACCCGGAACCAATGGAAACTGGCCCCGGTCAGGTCGCCGTATTAATATATACAAGTGGAACTGCCGGCGAGCCCAAAGGTGTTATGCTTACTCATGAGAATTTACTGTTTATGTGCCAAAATTCTGCTCGGTTACGCAGAATAACACCGGAGGATACGCAACTGGCGCTTTTCCCGGGAACGCATATTGCCGGTTTTGGTTCAGTCTTCCTGCCAGCTTTGGCCAGCGGCTCGTCTGTGATTGCCATGCCTCGTTTCGATGTCGACAAAGTGCTGCGTCACATTGTCAAAGATGTAACGCTCCTTCCTGGGGTCCCCCAGGTCTTTTCGGCACTGCTGAGCCGGCTCAAAGAGCTAGGAATCGATCGGGTCACCCATAGTCTGCGGTGGATGAGTGCCGGTGGTGCACCGTTGGACCTGGAGCTCAAGCGGCAAGTGGAGCTAGTTTTTGGGCTCCCATTACACAACGGCTACGGACAAACCGAGGCCTCTCCTGGCATTGCTGGTACACGGATGGATAGCCCGAGGAGAGACGCTTCAGTGGGGCTAGCTTATCCCGGGGTGGAGGTATGTATCCATGCGCCCAATGAACACGGCGTGGGCGAGCTTTGGG
The genomic region above belongs to Mesorhizobium sp. B4-1-4 and contains:
- a CDS encoding acetyl-CoA acetyltransferase encodes the protein MSAFPTARTAIVGAATFGEGHCPGYTPYDMAAIAARDALAEAGLSFADVDGVFVTTSTDTFGGGTTFAQYCGIQPKVADNSRTGGNVFESYVERAAWLLDAGLIDCALIAYGSNQGSTTGKLAKTSQPFPYEAPYGPLMPISAYAMAAARHMHEFGTTKEQLGEVAIAARAWAQLNPAAAMRDPLTMDEYLGSRMISDPFAKLDCCLVTDGAAAVVMTRADRARDRPKVPVWVRGAASMTTHSHISAMPDLLTTALAECGPRALAQAGLSPREIDVVELYDAFTINTILFLEDLGFCPKGEGGRFVAGGAIAPGGSLPVNTNGGGLSCVHPGMYGLFTIVEAVRQLRGECGDRQVTDARTAIAQGNGGVLSSQAITVLTQD
- a CDS encoding class I adenylate-forming enzyme family protein; protein product: MNRIHELLSIGKSERAAIYDHDGTPYTYGKLTALVAEVSAKLADYGIRAGDRVMVISENSVTFLVAVLALSRLDAWALLVNARLTEPEVQRLSETAEIRCVVFTPEASLDARNHAGRMGTRSLGRLACGDLLLSPLRQANPEPMETGPGQVAVLIYTSGTAGEPKGVMLTHENLLFMCQNSARLRRITPEDTQLALFPGTHIAGFGSVFLPALASGSSVIAMPRFDVDKVLRHIVKDVTLLPGVPQVFSALLSRLKELGIDRVTHSLRWMSAGGAPLDLELKRQVELVFGLPLHNGYGQTEASPGIAGTRMDSPRRDASVGLAYPGVEVCIHAPNEHGVGELWARGPNVMKGYYRNPEATRAALTEDGYLRTGDLARQDADGAIHIVGRMKEMIIKSGFNVYPLEIEAVLNKHHLVAYSAVVGLKRDGDEEIVAFVKMQGQAAEAELLSWMRERLAPYKIPKRLIITDAFPQTASGKILKSKLIEIFREELDVGQ